One Setaria italica strain Yugu1 chromosome I, Setaria_italica_v2.0, whole genome shotgun sequence DNA window includes the following coding sequences:
- the LOC101780734 gene encoding E3 ubiquitin-protein ligase makorin — MSRRVPCKFFLHGACFKGDYCEFSHDCNDQPDNVCTFYQKGACSFGSHCRNEHVEVHRNCSQPATTAARASSNSSQLVTSSGSHCSEYQTDLWDQTQQICESTTALSAHQPAWAVDYHEHDTPEDANSWPSYQTVQNQTSQDPAYMSICSSAAAGTCPYGKDCSQMHGDLCAFCEKQCLHPYRPDESGVHVKLCKKNNRLLDALRKSEDIECGVCLDRVFSKPTAAERRFGLLSDCDHSFCISCIRNWRSTSPTSGMDVNSTLRACPICRKLSYYVVPSVTWYSSKEEKQEIVEGYKAKLRSIDCKHFDFGKGTCPFGSSCFYKHAYSDGRLEDALLNHNDADGASAAIARLMRLSYLLTRLHV, encoded by the exons ATGTCGAGGAG GGTCCCTTGCAAATTCTTCTTGCATGGAGCATGCTTCAAAGGAGATTACTGTGAATTCTCCCATGACTGCAATGATCAACCAGATAAT GTTTGCACATTTTACCAGAAAGGCGCATGCTCCTTTGGTAGCCATTGCAGAAATGAACATGTTGAAGTTCATCGGAACTGCTCCCAACCAGCAACCACCGCAGCGCGTGCATCCTCCAATTCTTCTCAGCTAGTCACTTCTTCTGGAAGTCATTGCAGTGAATACCAAACGGATCTATGGGACCAAACGCAGCAGATATGCGAGTCTACAACAGCACTTTCTGCACATCAACCTGCATGGGCAGTTGATTATCATGAACATGACACTCCAGAGGATGCTAACAGCTGGCCGTCCTATCAAACTGTGCAAAATCAAACATCTCAAGATCCTGCTTATATGTCAATTTgctcttctgctgctgctggcacttgCCCTTATGGGAAAGACTGTTCTCAGATGCATGGAGATCTATGCGCATTCTGTGAAAAACAGTGCTTGCATCCTTACCGTCCTGACGAAAGTGGTGTGCATGTCAAGCtatgcaagaaaaacaacagactTCTTGATGCCTTGAGAAAAAGTGAAGATATAGAATGCGGTGTGTGCTTGGACCGTGTGTTTTCAAAACCTACAGCAGCAGAAAGGAGGTTTGGTCTGCTATCTGACTGTGACCATTCCTTCTGTATCTCGTGCATTAGGAATTGGCGTAGCACCTCTCCTACGTCTGGCATGGATGTCAACTCTACACTCAGGGCTTGTCCAATATGCCGCAAATTGTCATACTATGTAGTTCCTAGCGTTACGTGGTACTCCTCGAAGGAAGAAAAACAGGAAATCGTTGAAGGCTACAAGGCTAAGCTCAG GTCTATTGATTGTAAGCACTTTGACTTCGGAAAGGGCACTTGCCCCTTTGGGAGCAGCTGCTTTTACAAG CATGCCTACAGCGATGGCCGTTTGGAAGACGCTTTACTGAATCACAATGATGCTGACGGTGCAAGTGCTGCGATTGCCAGGCTTATGAG GTTGTCGTACCTACTGACTCGGCTGCATGTCTAG
- the LOC101755180 gene encoding ADP,ATP carrier protein 2, mitochondrial: MADQVNQPTVLHKLGGQFHLSSSFSEGVRARNICPSVSSYERRFPTRNYMTQSLWGPSMSVSGGINVPAVSSSPLFANAPAEKGGKNFMVDFLMGGVSAAVSKTAAAPIERVKLLIQNQDEMIKAGRLSEPYKGIGDCFKRTIKDEGFSSLWRGNTANVIRYFPTQALNFAFKDYFKRLFNFKKDKDGYWKWFAGNLASGGAAGASSLFFVYSLDYARTRLANDAKAAKGGGDRQFNGLVDVYRKTLKSDGIAGLYRGFNISCVGIIVYRGLYFGLYDSIKPVVLTGNLQDNFFASFALGWLITNGAGLASYPIDTVRRRMMMTSGEAVKYKSSMDAFQQILKKEGPKSLFKGAGANILRAIAGAGVLSGYDQLQILFFGKKYGSGGA; encoded by the exons ATGGCGGACCAGGTCAACCAACCAACTGTCCTTCATAAGCTCGGTGGCCAGTTCCACCTGAGCTCCAGCTTCTCAGAAGGTGTACGGGCCCGTAACATCTGCCCTTCTGTCTCCTCTTATGAGAGGAGATTTCCCACAAGGAACTACATGACCCAGAGCCTTTGGGGCCCTTCAATGTCTGTCAGTGGTGGCATCAATGTCCCAGCGGTGTCATCCTCTCCGCTTTTTGCTAATGCTCCAGCTGAGAAAGGAGGCAAAAACTTCATGGTTGATTTCCTCATGGGTGGTGTTTCAGCTGCTGTTTCAAAGACTGCTGCTGCTCCCATTGAGCGTGTCAAGCTGCTTATTCAGAACCAGGATGAGATGATCAAGGCTGGTAGGCTGTCTGAGCCATACAAGGGTATTGGTGACTGCTTCAAACGTACCATCAAGGATGAGGGTTTCTCCTCCTTGTGGAGGGGTAACACTGCTAACGTTATCCGCTACTTCCCTACTCAG GCATTGAACTTTGCATTCAAGGACTACTTCAAGAGGCTGTTCAACTTTAAGAAGGACAAGGATGGTTACTGGAAGTGGTTTGCTGGCAACCTTGCCTctggtggtgctgctggtgcgTCCTCCCTGTTTTTTGTGTACTCCCTGGACTATGCGAGGACAAGGCTGGCCAATGACGCAAAGGCAGCCAAGGGAGGAGGTGATAGGCAATTCAATGGTCTTGTGGATGTCTACCGCAAGACTCTAAAGTCCGATGGTATTGCTGGGCTTTACCGTGGGTTCAACATCTCTTGTGTTGGAATCATTGTGTACCGTGGTCTGTACTTCGGGCTGTACGATTCTATCAAGCCAGTTGTCCTTACCGGCAATCTCCAG GACAATTTCTTTGCCAGCTTTGCCCTGGGTTGGCTGATCACCAACGGCGCTGGTCTTGCATCTTACCCCATTGACACTGTCCGCAGAAGGATGATGATGACGTCTGGTGAGGCTGTCAAGTACAAGAGCTCCATGGATGCCTTCCAGCAGATCCTGAAGAAGGAGGGCCCTAAGTCATTGTTCAAGGGGGCTGGTGCCAACATCCTCCGTGCCATTGCTGGTGCTGGTGTGCTTTCTGGCTATGACCAGCTTCAGATCCTCTTCTTCGGGAAGAAGTACGGCTCGGGCGGTGCTTAA
- the LOC101755588 gene encoding transcription termination factor MTERF2, chloroplastic: protein MLRLRSHLLSAGRAASPLPPDSLLNRLLHLSTATAPHAHFVPEEFLITTCGLTPVQALRSSRYLVHLKSPSNPEAVLAFFADIGLAKADIAAAISRDPRILCARVDKTLTPRLAQLRDIGLSRTQISRFIAVAPNALQSHIRIPRLAFYISLLGSYDKVHPVLKMNPHLLGHNVEREVKPNIAFLLKCGLTNDGIAKLFLLVPRMFMLKPEGIKGIVECAHKKLGVPCNSAMFKFALATTYSINPQRVGAKLDFLMKALGCSETELRIAVGKMPTTLKLSEVNLTRTVAFLKMEVGLEAKYIVHRPAVLSHSMERRMMPRHYVLKVLRAKGLVKDDIDFYNVVCSTEQKFAVRFIERYKEIVPMLPVHYAAACAGQLPPEI from the coding sequence ATGCTGCGCCTCCGAAGCCACCTCCTCTCCGCTGGCCGCGCGGCCTCGCCTCTCCCTCCCGATTCCTTGCTCaaccgcctcctccacctctccaccgccaccgcaccCCACGCTCACTTTGTTCCCGAGGAATTCCTCATCACCACCTGCGGCCTTACGCCGGTGCAAGCCCTCAGATCCTCCAGGTACCTCGTCCACCTCAAATCCCCATCCAACCCAGAGGCCGTCCTCGCTTTCTTCGCCGACATCGGCCTCGCCAAAGCCGACATCGCCGCTGCAATCTCCAGGGACCCACGGATCCTCTGCGCTAGGGTGGACAAAACCCTAACCCCCCGACTCGCCCAGCTCCGTGACATCGGCCTCTCCCGTACGCAGATCTCCCGCTTTATCGCCGTCGCGCCCAATGCCTTGCAGAGTCACATCAGGATCCCCCGTCTTGCATTCTACATCTCTTTGCTGGGCTCATACGACAAGGTGCACCCAGTACTCAAGATGAACCCACACCTCCTGGGTCATAATGTCGAGCGTGAGGTCAAGCCCAACATTGCTTTTCTGCTGAAATGCGGCTTAACTAATGATGGTATTGCCAAGCTCTTCTTACTCGTCCCTAGGATGTTCATGTTGAAGCCAGAGGGTATCAAGGGAATTGTGGAGTGTGCTCACAAGAAGCTTGGCGTGCCGTGTAACTCAGCCATGTTCAAGTTCGCCTTAGCAACCACCTACAGCATCAACCCTCAGAGAGTCGGCGCAAAGTTGGATTTCTTGATGAAAGCTCTTGGATGCTCTGAGACTGAGCTCCGCATTGCAGTTGGCAAGATGCCTACCACTCTAAAATTATCAGAGGTCAATCTGACCCGTACAGTGGCGTTCCTGAAGATGGAGGTTGGTCTGGAGGCCAAGTACATTGTGCATAGGCCAGCAGTGTTGAGTCATAGCATGGAGAGGCGGATGATGCCCCGGCATTATGTCCTAAAGGTTCTGAGGGCGAAAGGACTGGTAAAAGATGATATTGACTTCTACAATGTGGTTTGTTCAACTGAGCAGAAATTTGCTGTAAGGTTCATTGAACGTTACAAGGAAATTGTTCCAATGCTACCAGTTCATTATGCCGCTGCATGTGCTGGGCAACTTCCTCCTGAAATCTAA
- the LOC101755995 gene encoding rho GDP-dissociation inhibitor 1: MSSAVEAISCSKVDVPAAPEPEAAAAAAVAAVKNAAAPSENGDAANGKCGEATPHCHDDEEEEEEAPKVIDLGPRVSIKDQLEKDKDDESLRRWKEQLLGSVDLNSVGETLEPDVKIMSLSILSPGRPDIFLPLPVEPNAKGVWFTLKEGSPYRLKFTFSVTNNIVSGLRYTNTVWKTGLKVDRAKEMLGTFSPQLEPYTYVTPEDTTPSGMFARGSYSARTKFLDDDRKCYLEINYTFDIRREWPSTS; encoded by the exons ATGTCGTCAGCGGTGGAGGCCATCTCCTGCTCCAAGGTCGACGTCcccgcggcgccggagccggaggcggcggcggcggcggcggtggcggcggtcaAGAATGCAGCGGCGCCATCGGAGAACGGCGATGCGGCGAACGGCAAGTGTGGCGAGGCGACGCCGCATTGccacgacgacgaggaggaggaggaggaggcccccAAGGTCATCGACCTCGGCCCCCGGGTCAGCATCAAGGACCAGCTCGAGAAGGACAAG GACGACGAGAGCCTGCGGCGATGGAAGGAGCAGCTCCTCGGCAGCGTGGATTTGAACTCCGTGGGAG AGACGCTGGAGCCGGACGTGAAGATCATGAGCCTGTCGATCCTGTCGCCCGGCCGTCCCGACATCTTCCTGCCGCTACCGGTGGAGCCCAACGCCAAGGGCGTGTGGTTCACCCTCAAGGAAGGCTCCCCCTACCGCCTCAAGTTCACCTTCTCCGTCACCAACAACATCGTCTCCGGCCTCCGCTACACCAACACCGTCTGGAAGACCGGCCTCAAAG TTGACAGGGCCAAGGAGATGCTCGGCACGTTCAGCCCCCAGCTGGAGCCCTACACGTACGTGACGCCGGAGGACACCACCCCGTCGGGAATGTTTGCCCGGGGCTCCTACTCCGCCAGGACCAAG tTCCTCGACGACGACCGGAAGTGCTACCTGGAGATCAACTACACCTTCGACATCCGCCGGGAGTGGCCGTCGACGAGCTGA
- the LOC101756393 gene encoding fimbrin-4, with translation MSAGFVGVVVSDPSLQGQFTQVELRSLKAKFVSLKRDSGHVTTKNLPGLMKKLRGLNEVVSEEEIAAFLSESYPDSDQEIEFESFLREYLNLQARVSAKVGGGAGGGGGKTSSSFLKSSTTTLLHNLNQAEKSSYVAHINTYLREDPFLRKYLPIDPSGNQLFDLIRDGVLLCKLINVAVPGTIDERAINKKRVLNPWERNENHTLCLNSAKAIGCTVVNIGTQDLVEGRPHLVLGLISQIIKIQLLADLNLKKTPQLVELFDDSKDIDEVLSLSPEKMLLRWMNHHLKKAGYKKTVNNFSSDVKDGEAYAYLLKALAPEHSPETTLDTKDPDERAKLVLEQAEKLDCKRYLTPKDITEGSANLNLAFVAQIFQHRNGLTSDTKQVTLTQTATRDDVLLSREERAFRMWINSLGVESYVNNVFEDVRNGWVLLEVLDKVSPGSVNWKLASKPPIKLPFRKLENCNQVVKIGKELKFSLVNLAGNDIVQGNKKLIVALLWQLMRFNILQLLNKLRFHSQGSQGKEITDADILNWANSKVKASGRTSRMESFKDKSLSNGLFFLELLSAVQPRVVNWKVVTKGEADEDKKLNATYIISVARKLGCSVFLLPEDIIEVNQKMILTLTASIMYWSLQKQPQSQSEMPEQSEPSSMTSDAASDIASEDGASTTAPSESEEVNSLSDSMSNLTTDDATSNAPSTENGNGVAGS, from the exons ATGTCCGCCGGATTCGTCGGGGTCGTCGTGTCCGACCCCTCGCTGCAGGGGCAGTTCACGCAGGTCGAGCTCCGATCGCTCAAGGCCAAG TTCGTGTCTCTGAAGAGAGATTCCGGCCATGTCACCACGAAGAATCTGCCGGGGCTGATGAAGAAGCTGAGGGGGCTCAATGAGGTGGTCTCCGAGGAGGAGATCGCCGCCTTCCTGTCGGAGTCGTACCCCGACAGCGATCAGGAGATTGAGTTCGAGTCCTTCCTCCGG GAGTATCTGAATCTGCAGGCGAGGGTGAGTGCCAAggtaggtggtggtgctggtggtgggggTGGCAAGACCTCATCGTCGTTCCTCAAGTCCAGCACCACTACGCTGCTGCACAATCTCAATCAGGCAGAGAAATCGTCCTACGTGGCGCACATCAACACTTATCTCCGCGAAGACCCATTTCTGAGGAAGTACTTGCCAATCGACCCGTCTGGAAACCAGCTTTTTGATCTGATCAGGGATGGTGTTCTGCTCTG CAAATTGATCAATGTAGCTGTACCTGGGACCATTGATGAGAGAGCaataaataagaaaagagttcTTAATCCATGGGAGAGAAATGAAAATCATACACTCTGCCTCAATTCTGCCAAGGCCATTGGATGCACTGTTGTCAACATTGGTACACAGGATTTGGTGGAGGGAAGG CCTCATTTAGTTCTTGGATTGATATCACAAATCATAAAG ATTCAACTTTTGGCTGATCTGAACCTCAAGAAGACACCGCAGCTGGTGGAATTGTTTGATGATAGCAAG GATATAGATGAGGTTTTGAGCTTGTCACCAGAAAAGATGCTACTTCGGTGGATGAACCATCATCTGAAAAAAGCTGGCTACAAGAAAACTGTTAACAATTTCTCTTCAGATGTGAAG GATGGTGAAGCCTATGCTTACCTTCTGAAAGCTCTTGCTCCAGAGCATTCCCCTGAAACTACATTGGATACCAAGGATCCCGATGAGAGGGCAAAACTGGTACTTGAACAAGCGGAGAAGTTGGACTGTAAAAGATACCTGACCCCAAAGGATATCACCGAGGGATCTGCCAATTTAAATCTTGCATTTGTTGCGCAAATATTCCAGCATAG GAATGGTCTAACGAGTGACACCAAACAAGTTACGCTCACACAGACGGCAACACGTGATGATGTTCTATTGTCTAGAGAAGAAAGAGCCTTCAGAATGTGGATCAACAGCCTTGGGGTTGAATCATATGTAAACAATGTATTTGAAGATGTTCGCAATGG GTGGGTACTTCTTGAAGTACTTGATAAGGTTTCTCCTGGATCTGTCAATTGGAAGCTGGCATCAAAACCTCCAATTAAATTGCCATTCAGAAAACTGGAGAATTGCAATCAAGTTGTAAAAATCGGGAAGGAGTTAAAGTTTTCTTTAGTAAATCTAGCTGGGAATGATATTGTTCAGGGAAACAAGAAACTGATTGTTG CACTTTTGTGGCAATTGATGAGATTCAATATCCTTCAGCTGTTAAACAAGCTAAGATTCCATTCCCAAGGGTCCCAAGGAAAAGAAATTACTGATGCTGATATTCTAAACTGGGCCAACAGCAAAGTGAAAGCATCAGGAAGAACTTCTCGAATGGAAAGTTTCAAG GACAAGAGCTTATCGAATGGATTGTTCTTCCTTGAGCTTCTTAGCGCAGTACAGCCAAGGGTTGTGAACTGGAAAGTTGTTACTAAGGGGGAAGCTG ATGAGGACAAGAAGCTGAATGCTACCTACATCATTAGTGTTGCTAGGAAGCTTGGATGCTCTGTATTTCTGTTGCCAGAGGACATCATAGAG GTGAATCAGAAGATGATCCTTACACTTACCGCTAGCATTATGTATTGGAGCCTACAGAAACAACCTCAGTCACAATCTGAAATGCCAGAGCAATCAGAGCCATCTAGCATGACTTCAGATGCAGCCTCTGATATTGCCTCGGAGGATGGAGCTTCAACGACTGCGCCATCTGAGTCCGAAGAGGTGAACTCGCTGTCTGATAGCATGTCCAATTTGACAACGGATGATGCTACTTCGAACGCCCCATCTACCGAAAATGGAAATGGTGTGGCAGGATCCTGA